Proteins from a genomic interval of Medicago truncatula cultivar Jemalong A17 chromosome 3, MtrunA17r5.0-ANR, whole genome shotgun sequence:
- the LOC120579543 gene encoding uncharacterized protein produces the protein MLAAEQENAQLREELVNLKGEMERMALMMETMMAEREQAAISNLTPVVVVTAAPEGPPQPSPTTTTTIGLTQPLMTDFSSGNMATMGNSGFRPLGPQCYPWGMPIATNGGFGPGAIEMPVTQGQQTSAHFQMSQPIPQATMTQAGPTVHVGPQHEEQIYHSDSIMGDDKAIDWEERFGALEKKMSNMRGKETVVQSIYDLCLVPDVNIPPKFKMPIFEKYQGGTCPQNHLTMYIRKMIAYKNNVPLLIHCFQDSLTGPAHTWFMGLKGVTTFEQLAEAFMQQYKYNTYLAPSRKELQSLTQKDKESFKEYAQRFIQKAAQIRPPLDERELSELFYETLSPCYSEKMIVCASQKFTDLVETGMRIEEWARKGAAVSGSSSGGSSGVSSNGNKKFGNGYPKRNAQEVGMVAHGGPQPVYPNHPFVANITPQMTAPQNPNYQSPRSQGPAPYYPPLYQPLYNLQQFPQQPYYPQQPYQQRPQQQPRPQAPHNQQYQRQQFDPLPMTYGALLPSLLAQNLVQTIPPPRIPDPLPRWYRPDLHCIYHQGAPGHDVERCFALKKEVQKLINSKELTFTDPDAAAQNNPLPTHGPAVNMIQDDQEEARILSVGDIKTPLVPIHVKMCRATLFNHNHEACDICSMDPRGCIQVQNDVQGLLNRRELVVTREPESKDVCVVTPVFRARRPLVINPNSTKPVGTPLVICVPRPTPTTAQKVVPYKYEGTILEPGSETTSPVAVDNIAENSRILRSGRILPTVGPKSVSVPVDEPVKERNAGKGKAGEQAKEFDFEDADEVLKLIKKSEYRVVDQLLQTPAKISIMALLSSSGAHRDALRKVLDQVFVDYDVTLGQFESIVGNVTACNSLTFSDEDLPAEGNKHNQALLISVLCRTDSLSNVLIDTGSALNVMPKSTLDQLAYSEAPLRLSKVTVRAFDGTRRSVYGEVDLPISVGPHEFQVTFQVMEIQASFSCLLGRPWIHDAGAVTSTLHQKLKFVSRGKLITVSGESAFLISNLSAFSVIGGSGSDGPSFQGFSAEESVGKIETCMASLKDARRVIQEGKTEGWGQLVELPENKRKEGIGFPNSKPGMFDPTRGSFHSAGFIHDSPETNAILDDAPGGVTPVFVTPGGACCNWIAVDIPSVTPRSKLNISESVEHSDPMLSPNFEVPVYEAVAEEDEEIMNEIKWMLEQERKTIQPHQEEIEIINLGTEEDKKEIKIGASLDVSVKKRVIELIREYVDIFAWSYKDMPGLDPDVVEHRLPLKPECPPIDAGFLVTSEYPQWLANIVPVPKKDGKVRMCVDYRDLNKASPKDNFPLPHIDVLVDNTAKCKVFSFMDGFSGYNQIRMAPEDREKTSFITPWGAFCYVVMPFGLINAGATYQRGFIVSQKGIEVDPDKVRAIREMPVPKTEKQVRGFLGRLNYISRFISHMTATCGPIFKLLRKDQGVKWNDDCQKAFDQIKEYLLEPPILVPPVDGRPLIMYLTVLEDSMGCVLGQQDETGKKEHAIYYLSKKFTDCESRYSMDPIKYIFEKPALTGRIARWQMLLSEYDIEYRTQKAIKGSILAEHLAHQPIEDYQPIKFDFPDEEVMYLKAKDCDEPVFGEGPDPESEWGLIFDGAVNVYGSGIGAVLITPKGTHIPFTARLRFDCTNNIAEYEACIMGIEEAIDLRIKKIVIYGDSALVINHIKGEWETRHPGLIPYRDYARRLLTFFNKVELRHVPRDENQMADALATLSSMINVNGHNTVPVINVQFLDRPAYVFVAEAIDDDKPWYHDIQVFLQTQKYPPGASNKDKKTLRKLSSRFFLNEDVLYKRNFDGVLLRCVDKHEAEKLMCEIHEGSFGTHSCGHAMSKKILRAGYYWITMHGDCYNHAKRCHKCQIYADKIHIPPSMLNVISSPWPFSMWGIDMIGRIEPKASNGHRFILVAIDYFTKIITDNGTNLNNNMMKELCDDFKIQHHNSSPYRPQMNGAVEAANKNIKKIIQKMVVTYKDWHEMLPYALYGYRTSVRTSTGATPFSLVYGMEAVLPVEVEIPSLRVLMEAELSEAEWCQSRLSDGLIGYVINFINDVLMFYVQKDVVSCS, from the exons GCTACCCTTGGGGCATGCCGATTGCAACCAACGGGGGTTTTGGTCCAGGCGCTATTGAAATGCCTGTCACACAGGGTCAACAGACTTCGGCACATTTCCAGATGAGTCAACCGATTCCGCAAGCTACCATGACTCAAGCAGGTCCTACTGTGCATGTTGGGCCACAACATGAAGAGCAGATTTATCACTCCGACAGTATAATGGGGGATGATAAAGCTATCGATTGGGAAGAAAGGTTCGGTGCTCTAGAGAAGAAGATGAGTAATATGCGGGGGAAGGAAACAGTCGTCCAAAGCATATATGACCTTTGCTTAGTACCAGATGTAAACATACCTCCAAAGTTCAAGATGCCTATATTTGAGAAGTATCAAGGGGGCACGTGCCCACAAAATCATCTAACTATGTATATTAGGAAGATGATAGCTTACAAGAATAATGTTCCCTTACTCATTCACTGCTTCCAGGATAGTTTGACTGGTCCGGCACATACCTGGTTCATGGGGTTGAAAGGAGTCACTACTTTTGAACAGTTGGCTGAGGCCTTCATGCAACAGTACAAATATAACACTTATCTGGCGCCAAGTCGCAAAGAGTTGCAGTCCTTAACCCAGAAAGATAAAGAATCGTTCAAAGAATACGCACAACGCTTCATTCAAAAAGCTGCTCAGATTCGTCCTCCCTTGGATGAGAGGGaactttcagaattgttctatGAAACCCTGAGCCCTTGTTATTCAGAAAAGATGATTGTCTGTGCATCACAGAAGTTCACTGATTTGGTAGAAACAGGAATGCGTATCGAGGAGTGGGCTCGTAAGGGAGCAGCTGTTTCGGGAAGTTCTTCAGGTGGTTCTTCAGGGGTTTCGTCCAATGGTAATAAGAAATTTGGGAATGGTTACCCAAAGAGGAATGCTCAAGAGGTTGGCATGGTGGCTCATGGAGGACCTCAGCCCGTGTACCCAAATCACCCCTTTGTTGCCAACATCACCCCACAAATGACCGCACCCCAAAACCCAAACTATCAATCACCCAGATCTCAAGGACCTGCACCATACTACCCACCATTATACCAACCACTATACAACCTACAACAATTCCCTCAACAACCATATTACCcccaacaaccataccaacaaagACCACAGCAACAACCCCGTCCTCAGGCTCCTCACAATCAGCAGTATCAAAGGCAACAATTTGACCCCTTGCCAATGACCTATGGAGCATTGCTCCCTTCTTTACTTGCACAGAATCTGGTCCAAACAATACCACCTCCTCGCATTCCAGACCCTCTCCCACGCTGGTACCGTCCGGACCTGCATTGTATTtaccatcaaggggcaccaggccACGATGTGGAGCGTTGTTTTGCTCTTAAGAAAGAGGTTCAGAAACTGATAAATAGTAAAGAGTTAACCTTCACCGACCCTGATGCCGCAGCTCAGAACAATCCTCTGCCTACTCATGGGCCTGCTGTTAATATGATTCAAGACGATCAGGAAGAGGCTCGCATTCTCTCTGTAGGTGATATCAAGACTCCTCTGGTACCGATACATGTGAAAATGTGTAGAGCAACTCTCTTCAACCACAATCATGAAGCTTGTGACATATGTTCGATGGATCCTCGTGGATGTATACAAGTCCAGAATGATGTGCAGGGTCTCCTAAATAGAAGGGAACTTGTGGTTACAAGGGAACCCGAGAGCAAGGACGTCTGTGTTGTCACTCCGGTATTCAGAGCCAGGAGGCCGCTGGTGATAAACCCTAACAGTACAAAGCCCGTTGGTACTCCCTTGGTAATCTGTGTGCCTAGGCCCACGCCTACTACTGCTCAGAAAGTTGTACCCTACAAGTATGAAGGCACGATTCTAGAGCCCGGAAGTGAGACAACTTCACCTGTTGCTGTGGATAATATCGCAGAGAATAGCCGGATTTTGAGGAGTGGCCGCATCCTTCCTACGGTGGGTCCGAAGAGTGTTAGTGTTCCGGTCGATGAGCCAGTAAAAGAACGAAACGCCGGTAAAGGTAAAGCTGGGGAGCAGGCCAAAGAGTTTGACTTTGAGGATGCCGATGAAGTCTTGAAGCTGATCAAGAAGAGTGAATACAGGGTGGTGGACCAGCTGTTACAAACTCCTGCGAAGATTTCCATCATGGCCCTGTTGTCAAGTTCTGGTGCTCATCGGGATGCCCTGAGGAAAGTACTAGACCAGGTatttgtggattatgatgtaacTCTGGGTCAATTCGAAAGCATCGTGGGGAATGTGACCGCGTGTAACAGTCTGactttcagtgatgaagatctCCCGGCGGAGGGGAATAAGCATAATCAAGCATTACTCATCTCTGTACTTTGCAGAACGGACTCGTTATCCAACGTCCTGATAGATACCGGCTCTGCACTTaatgtgatgcccaagtcaactctCGACCAATTGGCGTACTCCGAGGCTCCTTTGAGACTTAGCAAGGTGACGGTGAGGGCCTTCGATGGAACTAGGAGATCGGTATATGGTGAGGTAGATTTGCCAATTTCGGTCGGCCCACATGAATTTCAGGTTACTTTCCAAGTCATGGAAATCCAGGCTTCTTTCAGCTGTTTGCTCGGCAGACCCTGGATTCATGACGCTGGGGCTGTGACATCTACTCTCcatcagaaattgaagtttgtaagTCGTGGAAAGTTGATCACTGTGAGTGGCGAATCGGCCTTTTTAATCAGCAATTTGTCTGCTTTCTCTGTTATCGGTGGTAGTGGTTCAGACGGGCCATCATTCCAAGGGTTCTCTGCCGAAGAAAGTGTCGGTAAGATTGAGACTTGTATGGCTTCGTTGAAGGATGCCCGGAGAGTAATTCAGGAAGGCAAAACCGAAGGCTGGGGTCAGCTAGTGGAGTTGCCAGAAAACAAGCGTAAAGAGGGAATTGGTTTCCCTAACAGTAAGCCCGGGATGTTCGACCCCACCAGAGGTTCTTTCCACAGTGCTGGTTTCATTCATGATTCGCCAGAGACCAATGCAATTTTAGATGATGCACCTGGAGGAGTGACACCGGTCTTTGTGACGCCTGGAGGAGCTTGCTGCAACTGGATTGCTGTTGACATTCCTTCTGTGACACCCCGCTCTAA ACTGAACATAAGTGAATCCGTTGAACACAGTGACCCCATGctttctcccaactttgaggtcCCGGTTTACGAGGCTGTGGCAGAGGAGGATGAGGAGATCATGAATGAGATCAAATGGATGTTGGAACAAGAAAGGAAGACAATTCAACCTCATCAGGAGGAGATAGAAATCATCAATCTGGGTACTGaggaagacaagaaagaaatcaagattggggcATCGTTGGATGTATCTGTCAAGAAAAGAGTAATTGAGCTTATCAGAGAATATGTTGATATATTCGCATGGTCATACAAAGACATGCCGGGTCTAGACCCTGATGTCGTTGAACACAGACTGCCTTTGAAGCCTGAGTGTCCTCCG attgatgcaggTTTCCTAGTCACATCAGAGTATCCTCAATGGTTGGCCAACAtagtgcctgttccaaagaaagatggcaaagtcagaatgtgtgttgattatCGGGACTTGAACAAGGCTAGTCCGAAGGATAATTTTCCTTTACCTCACATTGACGTATTGGTTGATAATACTGCTAAGTGCAAGgttttctccttcatggacgggtTTTCCGGCTACAATCAGATCAGGATGGCTCCTGAGGacagagaaaagacgtctttcatcACGCCCTGGGGTGCTTTCTGCTATGTGGTGATGccatttggtttgataaatgctggtgccactTACCAAAGGG GCTTTATCGTCAGTCAAAAGGGTATTGAAGTTGATCCCGACAAGGTCAGAGCCATCAGAGAAATGCCTGTTCcaaagacagagaagcaagtcagaggttttctTGGTAGACTCAATTATATCTCCAGATTTATCTCTCACATGACCGCCACATGTGGACCAATTTTCAAGTTACTCCGCAAGGATCAAGGGGTGAAGTGGAATGATGATTGTCAGAAGGCTTTTGATCAAATCAAAGAATATCTGTTAGAACCTCCAATTCTTGTTCCTCCAGTTGACGGaagacctttgatcatgtatttaacagTACTGGAAGATTCCATGGGCTGTGTTttgggtcaacaagatgaaaccggaaagaaagagcacgcTATCTACTATTTGAGTAAGAAGTTCACTGATTGTGAGTCACGATATTCT aTGGATCCtatcaagtacatatttgagaagccAGCTTTAACTGGAAGGATTGCTCGCTGGCAGATgttattgtccgagtatgatatcGAGTATCGCACTCAGaaagcaatcaaaggtagcatcttGGCAGAACATTTGGCTCATCAACCAATCGAAgactatcaaccaatcaaattcgACTTCCCAGATGAAGAGGTTATGTATCTAAAAGCAAAAGATTGTGACGAACCAGTGTTCGGTGAAGGTCCTGATCCGGAATCCGAAtggggtttgatatttgatggagCTGTTAATGTCTATGGAAGTGGAATTGGTGCGGTACTCATTACCCCTAAGGgtactcacatcccttttactgcGAGGTTACGTTTTGATTGCACAAACAACATCGCAGAGTACGAAGCTTGCATCATGGGTATCGAGGAAGCCATCGATTTGAGGATCaagaaaattgtcatttatGGAGATTCCGCTCTTGTGATTAACCATATCAAAGGAGAATGGGAAACTCGTCATCCTGGATTGATTCCCTACAGAGATTATGCAAGGCGTTTGctgactttcttcaacaaagtagAGTTACGTCATGTGCCCCGCgatgagaatcaaatggcaGATGCTTTAGCTACTCTATCCTCAATGATCAATGTGAATGGTCACAATACTGTGCCAGTAATCAATGTCCAATTTCTCGACCGGCCTGCTTATGTGTTTGTAGCTGAAGCAATTGATGATGACAAGCCATGGTATCATGATATCCAAGTTTTCCTTCAAACTCAAAAGTACCCACCTGGGGCATCCAACAAGGACAAGAAAACATTGAGAAAATTGTCAAGCCGTTTCTTCCTTAACGAAGACGTTTTGTATAAAAGGAACTTTGATGGGGTCCTACTTAGATGTGTGGATAAGCATGAAGCAGAAAAATTGATGTGCGAGATTCATGAAGGCTCTTTTGGAACTCACTCATGCGGTCACGCCATGTCGAAGAAGATATTGAGGGCTGGGTACTACTGGATAACAATGCACGGCGATTGCTATAATCACGCCAAGAGATGCCATAAGTGTCAAATATATGCTGACAAGATTCATATACCACCATCTATGCTCAATGTTATCTCTTCCCCGTGGCccttctctatgtggggcattgacatgattggtCGGATTGAACCAAAAGCTTCCAATGGGCATCGCTTCATATTAGTGGCTATCGATtatttcaccaa AATCATCACAGACAATGGCACAAATCTGAATAACAACATGATGAAAGAGTTGTGCGATGACTTCAAGATTCAACATCACAATTCTTCTCCTTacagacctcagatgaatggggcagttgaagctgcaaacaagaacATCAAGAAGATCATACAGAAGATGGTAGTTACTTATAAGGACTGGCATGAAATGTTACCCTACGCTTTGTATGGATACCGTACCTCAGTGCGAACCTcgacaggggcaacccctttctctttggTATATGGTATGGAGGCTGTACTACCTGTAGAGGTTGAGATTCCTTCTTTAAGAGTCTTGATGGAAGCTGAATTGTCTgaagctgaatggtgccagagcag GCTTTCAGATGGATTGATAGGGTATGTTATCAATTTTATCAATGATGTTCTTATGTTCTATGTACAAAAGGATGTTGTATCTTGTTCGTAA